In one Niallia taxi genomic region, the following are encoded:
- the accD gene encoding acetyl-CoA carboxylase, carboxyltransferase subunit beta has protein sequence MIKEIFSKPKKKKYATIPSESSKNDVPEGVMTKCSNCKKIMYTKELQKNLKVCLNCGFHLPMTGYERLSSLLDEDTFTEMNQDMKTGNPLNFPGYEDKIAGDQKKTNMNEAVVTGTGEINGIKVVIAVMDSSFRMGSMGSVVGEKITLAIEKADELSLPFIIFTASGGARMQEGVLSLMQMAKTSTALKKFSDNGGLYITVMTHPTTGGVSASFASLGDFNFAEPGALIGFAGRRIIEQTIGEKLPEDFQTSEFLLKHGQLDAVIPRLEMKEKLHLVLEMHQAGGDSEW, from the coding sequence ATGATAAAGGAAATATTTTCGAAACCGAAAAAAAAGAAATATGCGACAATCCCTTCTGAATCATCTAAAAACGATGTTCCTGAAGGTGTCATGACAAAATGCAGCAACTGTAAAAAAATTATGTATACAAAAGAATTGCAAAAAAATCTTAAAGTTTGTTTAAACTGTGGTTTTCATTTGCCAATGACAGGTTATGAGCGCTTAAGCTCTTTACTGGATGAAGATACATTCACAGAAATGAACCAAGACATGAAAACTGGAAATCCACTGAATTTTCCAGGCTATGAAGATAAGATTGCAGGCGATCAAAAGAAGACAAACATGAATGAAGCGGTCGTAACTGGAACAGGCGAAATAAACGGTATTAAAGTAGTAATCGCAGTAATGGATTCTTCTTTCCGCATGGGAAGTATGGGTTCCGTTGTTGGCGAGAAGATTACGTTAGCAATTGAAAAGGCTGATGAGCTTTCATTGCCATTTATTATTTTCACTGCTTCAGGCGGTGCAAGGATGCAAGAAGGTGTCCTTAGTTTGATGCAAATGGCTAAAACGAGTACAGCATTGAAGAAGTTCAGCGACAATGGTGGACTTTATATTACAGTGATGACACATCCGACTACAGGAGGAGTTTCCGCGAGTTTTGCTTCGTTAGGTGACTTTAACTTTGCTGAGCCTGGTGCGCTTATCGGATTTGCTGGAAGAAGAATTATTGAACAGACAATTGGAGAGAAGCTGCCGGAGGATTTCCAAACATCTGAATTTCTATTAAAGCATGGACAGCTCGATGCCGTCATACCGAGACTGGAAATGAAAGAAAAGCTCCAT